From the genome of Scytonema hofmannii PCC 7110, one region includes:
- a CDS encoding pentapeptide repeat-containing protein: MRNFAEKQEFILGQITDTCFHRRDLSGCNLSGIDLRAVDLSGIHLIGTDLRGANLSGAILTGANLSGANLQEANLQDAYLYEASLCEANLNGANLQAANLCGAFLWRVKLCRSNLWSTSLCDADLSEADLSEARLIEASLIEANLVRANLSGAKLCGAILLEANLNQANLTGADLTWANLTQANLSEANLWETNLTNTKLHGTIMPDGTIHYPELFF; encoded by the coding sequence ATGAGAAACTTTGCTGAAAAACAGGAATTTATTCTCGGTCAAATTACGGATACGTGTTTTCATCGAAGGGACTTGAGTGGATGTAACTTAAGTGGAATTGACTTAAGAGCAGTTGATTTAAGTGGAATTCACTTGATAGGAACTGATTTACGTGGTGCAAACCTCAGTGGGGCAATCCTCACTGGTGCAAATTTAAGTGGCGCAAATTTGCAGGAAGCGAACTTACAAGATGCTTATCTGTACGAAGCTTCTCTATGCGAAGCCAATTTAAACGGTGCAAATTTGCAGGCTGCAAATTTGTGTGGAGCTTTCTTATGGAGAGTAAAATTGTGTCGCAGTAACCTGTGGTCAACTTCTTTATGTGATGCAGATTTAAGTGAAGCAGACTTAAGTGAAGCTAGATTAATTGAAGCATCACTAATTGAAGCCAATCTGGTGAGGGCAAATCTCTCAGGAGCAAAGCTTTGCGGGGCAATTCTGCTAGAAGCAAATCTAAATCAAGCCAATTTAACGGGTGCAGACCTCACATGGGCAAATTTAACACAGGCGAATTTGAGTGAGGCTAATCTCTGGGAGACAAATCTCACAAATACAAAGCTACACGGTACTATTATGCCTGATGGTACAATTCATTACCCAGAATTATTCTTTTAG
- a CDS encoding ABC transporter ATP-binding protein, producing MPYLCLKKITKSFGSFVANENISFSVEAGTIHAILGENGAGKTTLMNIISGLYQPDRGHIYLQDKSVKITSPSTAIKLGIGTIYQHFMLVPQLTVTENIILGTSKSWRLNLLQKQQEIAALSQTYRLEVDPTAKVGNLPVGVQQRVEILKVLYRNAKLLILDEPTAVLTPSEVESLMVTLRQLAANGHIIIFISHKLDEVMSLCDTVTVLRRGQVVANTTTKDVTTQKLAELMVGREVALKLDKLAATPGKVVLSAQGLHVVDERGVAAVRNVSFELRSGEVLGIAGVDGNGQRELADALTGLRTVMQGKIVFSSDSLSKRIVGYIPEDRQKMGLVLQFNIAENLILKAFRKLPFCRRFLLQSKAIKNHAKSAMQEFDIRASSEAVKVSQLSGGNQQKVVLARELAREPMFIVAMQPTRGLDVGATEAVQQQLLAQRDRGAAILYISTELEEVMAMSDRIAVMYGGEFVAILDARTATVEEIGFLMGGGSRG from the coding sequence ATGCCATACTTGTGCTTAAAAAAAATTACCAAAAGCTTTGGCTCATTCGTAGCGAATGAAAACATTAGCTTTAGTGTTGAAGCTGGAACAATTCATGCCATATTGGGTGAAAATGGCGCAGGCAAGACTACATTAATGAACATTATCAGTGGTCTTTATCAACCCGATCGCGGTCATATATATTTGCAGGATAAATCTGTCAAAATTACCTCTCCAAGTACAGCCATTAAACTGGGTATTGGCACGATCTATCAACACTTCATGCTAGTTCCGCAGTTAACTGTTACAGAAAACATCATTTTGGGGACATCAAAAAGCTGGCGTCTGAATTTACTTCAAAAACAACAAGAAATTGCAGCTTTGTCCCAAACTTACCGATTAGAGGTTGACCCAACTGCTAAAGTGGGAAATTTACCAGTCGGGGTGCAGCAGCGAGTGGAAATTCTCAAAGTTCTCTATCGTAATGCTAAGTTATTAATTCTTGATGAACCCACAGCAGTTTTAACACCATCAGAAGTAGAATCCTTAATGGTGACTTTGCGACAACTAGCAGCTAACGGACACATCATTATTTTTATCAGTCACAAGTTGGATGAGGTCATGAGCTTGTGCGATACAGTCACAGTGTTGCGGCGGGGACAAGTAGTCGCAAATACGACAACTAAAGACGTAACCACCCAAAAATTAGCGGAATTGATGGTTGGGCGTGAGGTTGCTCTAAAGTTAGATAAATTAGCTGCAACACCAGGGAAGGTTGTATTGTCAGCACAGGGGTTGCACGTTGTAGATGAACGAGGTGTGGCTGCTGTTCGCAATGTCTCATTTGAACTGCGATCGGGAGAAGTTTTGGGAATTGCAGGGGTCGATGGTAATGGACAGCGAGAATTGGCTGATGCATTGACTGGTTTGCGAACTGTGATGCAGGGAAAAATTGTCTTCAGTTCAGATTCTTTGTCAAAAAGGATTGTAGGCTACATTCCAGAAGATAGACAAAAAATGGGTTTGGTATTACAGTTTAATATTGCCGAAAATCTGATTTTGAAAGCTTTTAGGAAATTGCCCTTCTGTCGGCGTTTTTTGTTACAGAGCAAAGCGATAAAGAATCATGCTAAGTCTGCTATGCAAGAGTTTGATATCCGGGCGAGTAGCGAAGCCGTCAAAGTCAGTCAGCTTTCTGGGGGAAATCAACAAAAAGTTGTGCTAGCAAGGGAACTCGCACGGGAACCAATGTTCATTGTGGCTATGCAACCAACACGGGGGTTGGATGTGGGCGCAACTGAAGCAGTACAGCAACAATTATTAGCCCAACGCGATCGCGGTGCTGCTATTTTGTACATCTCCACGGAGTTAGAGGAAGTTATGGCAATGAGCGATCGCATTGCGGTGATGTATGGGGGTGAGTTTGTTGCTATTTTGGATGCAAGAACTGCAACTGTAGAGGAAATCGGGTTTTTAATGGGAGGAGGGAGCAGGGGGTAG
- a CDS encoding IS5 family transposase (programmed frameshift), giving the protein MYQKQGQTSISAENFELPFEGKLSEDNRWVIMASFVPWAEFEEEYSSYFSAQMGAPAKMNRMALGALIIKEKLGISDRETVEQIKENPYLQYFIGMSSYSNEPPFDASMLVHFRERISAELVNKVNQKMGKKMLETISSQPTEKKTEEIEKEGDTPKNRGKLIIDATCAPSDISYPTDLEILNQARKQTEKIIDLLYEQILGQLEKKPRTYRERARKDYLEVAKKRRVSQKDRRKAIKKQLQYIKRNFSHIEKLILSGATLERLSTRQYKMLLVVAFVYRQQLWLYENKKQSIDDRIVSLTQPHIRPIIRGKAGKSVEFGAKLSASCFNGYVFLDHISWDNFNESGDLKDQIEAFKNYTGHYPESVHVDKIYRTRENRAWCQERGIIMSGPPLGRPPANVSKEKKKQALESERIRNCIEGKFGQGKRRFSLGRVMTKLSHTSQTAIAITFLVMNLSTGFSRLFYAFLCLFLKTTPFFLSPIIKNDSYPNYI; this is encoded by the exons ATGTATCAAAAACAAGGACAAACTTCAATCTCAGCCGAAAACTTTGAACTCCCGTTCGAGGGCAAGCTATCAGAAGATAATCGTTGGGTAATCATGGCTTCTTTCGTTCCTTGGGCAGAATTTGAAGAGGAATATTCCTCATATTTCTCTGCACAGATGGGAGCACCTGCAAAA ATGAATCGGATGGCATTAGGAGCATTAATAATTAAAGAAAAACTAGGAATAAGTGATAGAGAAACAGTAGAACAAATTAAAGAAAATCCTTATCTACAGTATTTTATAGGGATGTCATCGTATAGTAATGAACCTCCATTTGATGCATCAATGTTAGTACATTTTCGGGAAAGAATCAGTGCCGAGCTAGTCAACAAAGTGAATCAAAAAATGGGGAAGAAGATGTTAGAGACAATATCTTCTCAACCAACTGAAAAAAAAACCGAAGAAATAGAAAAAGAAGGTGATACACCTAAAAATCGGGGAAAATTAATAATAGATGCCACTTGTGCTCCAAGTGATATCAGCTATCCAACAGATTTAGAGATACTCAATCAAGCCAGAAAACAAACGGAAAAAATTATAGACTTACTTTACGAACAGATTTTGGGTCAATTGGAGAAAAAACCCAGAACATATAGAGAGAGAGCAAGAAAGGATTATCTGGAAGTGGCCAAAAAACGTCGTGTCTCCCAAAAAGACAGGAGAAAAGCGATTAAAAAACAACTTCAATATATTAAAAGAAACTTCTCTCACATTGAGAAGTTAATTTTGTCAGGAGCTACTCTGGAACGTCTAAGTACTAGACAATATAAGATGTTACTTGTAGTGGCATTCGTCTATCGTCAACAACTCTGGTTGTATGAAAATAAAAAACAGAGTATTGACGATCGCATTGTCAGTTTAACCCAACCACATATCCGTCCAATTATTCGCGGGAAAGCTGGTAAATCCGTAGAATTTGGGGCAAAATTGTCTGCTAGTTGCTTTAATGGCTATGTATTTTTAGACCATATAAGTTGGGATAATTTTAATGAATCGGGAGACTTAAAAGACCAAATAGAAGCCTTTAAAAATTATACGGGTCATTATCCAGAATCTGTTCATGTTGATAAAATTTATCGCACCAGGGAGAACCGAGCTTGGTGTCAAGAAAGAGGTATTATCATGAGCGGTCCTCCTTTAGGAAGGCCTCCAGCCAATGTCAGTAAAGAAAAAAAGAAACAGGCTTTAGAATCTGAGAGAATTCGTAATTGTATTGAGGGAAAATTTGGTCAGGGGAAAAGGAGATTTAGCCTCGGTAGAGTGATGACTAAACTTTCTCATACTTCTCAAACTGCGATTGCTATTACTTTTTTAGTCATGAATCTTTCTACTGGCTTTTCACGGCTATTTTATGCTTTTTTATGTCTATTTTTAAAAACAACACCTTTTTTCCTATCTCCTATTATTAAAAATGATAGCTACCCTAATTATATATAA
- a CDS encoding zeta toxin family protein, whose translation MAIEAGRLMIQRLRSLSDSGRDFAFETTLAAKTFAQFIVNCRAKGYTINLIYFWLQSPDLAVERVARRIASGGHSIPEDVIRRRYERGRKNLVSLYLPLWDRWIVYDNSRVDVRLVAEYTINQKLVLYQRDIWNQIRGEYNG comes from the coding sequence ATGGCTATTGAAGCAGGAAGGTTGATGATTCAAAGATTGCGATCGCTATCAGATTCCGGTAGAGATTTTGCTTTTGAAACAACTCTTGCAGCGAAAACGTTTGCACAATTTATTGTTAATTGTAGAGCAAAAGGTTACACAATTAACCTAATTTATTTTTGGCTGCAAAGCCCTGACTTAGCAGTAGAAAGAGTAGCGAGGCGAATTGCTAGCGGCGGACACTCTATTCCAGAAGATGTCATTCGCAGGCGCTACGAGCGAGGACGGAAAAATTTAGTTTCTTTGTACTTGCCTTTATGGGATCGCTGGATCGTTTACGATAATTCTAGAGTAGATGTTAGATTAGTAGCCGAGTACACTATAAATCAGAAACTTGTTCTTTATCAAAGAGACATCTGGAATCAAATTAGAGGAGAGTACAATGGCTGA
- a CDS encoding ABC transporter permease, which translates to MSNDKRLILSPIIAIAASLLVSAILILIAGANPIAAYTALFQESLSTYFGFGNTLTKMAPLLLTSLGVLVALRAGQFNIGGEGQIYLGALGSALVGLYVTGLPSWIHIPLALTAGFLFAAIWGLIPGYLKAVQGVNEVISTLLLNYIAFNFISYLVQNPLKAPDAPSPYSPEIAQSAYLPIILPDSLAHAGILLALLVAGIVWILLVLSPLGYQIAAVGFNPVASRYSGISVERTIMLVMALAGGLAGLAGAIEVMGAKYRLYEVVSPGYGFDAIAIAFLSRGSVTGVVFTSLFFGALRSGANVMQRSAGVPVTVVYVIQGLTVLFIAVSLAIEGKIRIKS; encoded by the coding sequence ATGTCCAATGACAAACGACTAATTTTATCCCCTATCATTGCGATCGCAGCATCATTGCTGGTTAGTGCAATTCTTATTCTAATTGCTGGGGCAAATCCTATTGCTGCTTACACGGCTTTGTTTCAGGAGTCTCTCTCAACATACTTTGGGTTTGGCAACACGCTGACTAAAATGGCACCACTGTTGTTAACAAGTTTGGGGGTGTTAGTAGCTCTACGTGCCGGTCAGTTTAATATTGGTGGAGAAGGGCAAATTTATCTGGGTGCTTTAGGAAGTGCTTTGGTAGGGTTGTACGTTACAGGATTACCTTCATGGATTCATATTCCTTTAGCACTGACTGCTGGGTTTTTGTTTGCGGCAATTTGGGGTTTGATACCAGGTTATCTTAAGGCTGTGCAAGGAGTTAATGAGGTGATCTCGACTCTACTGTTGAACTACATTGCTTTTAACTTTATTAGTTACCTCGTACAAAATCCTCTAAAGGCACCCGATGCACCTAGTCCCTATTCGCCAGAAATTGCTCAATCTGCTTACTTACCTATAATCCTACCAGACAGTCTTGCTCATGCAGGAATTTTACTTGCGTTACTGGTTGCAGGGATTGTTTGGATATTATTGGTGCTGTCACCTCTAGGTTATCAAATTGCTGCTGTGGGATTTAATCCTGTTGCTTCCCGTTACAGTGGTATTTCTGTAGAACGCACAATTATGCTAGTTATGGCACTAGCAGGTGGTTTAGCAGGGTTAGCAGGTGCAATTGAGGTGATGGGAGCAAAGTATCGCCTGTATGAGGTAGTTTCCCCCGGTTATGGATTTGATGCGATCGCCATAGCATTCCTCAGTCGTGGTAGTGTAACAGGTGTTGTGTTCACTTCTCTCTTCTTCGGTGCTTTAAGAAGTGGTGCGAATGTGATGCAGCGTAGCGCTGGAGTTCCCGTAACTGTGGTTTATGTCATTCAAGGTTTGACCGTGTTATTTATTGCTGTTAGTCTGGCAATAGAAGGAAAAATTAGGATTAAGAGTTAG
- a CDS encoding ABC transporter permease, which translates to MINFFSDYLVSSLRLSVPLAFAALGGLFSERSGVLNIALEGMLLIGAFTAAAATFYTGNVWIGVIAAICFGGLTGLLHAFLSVTLQVNQLVSGLAINLVASGLTSFLSRLVFGGGNAQSIVGINPIIVPILADIPVIGALLFRQDVLVYLLFLLVFLSTYILFHTSPGLTLRAVGEYPSAADTSGISVQQVRYLAVITGGCLAGLGGAYLSLVQVKYFAEGMSSGKGFIAIAALIFGRWNPVGTALACLLFGATEALQLRIQALGAKLPYQFLIMLPYAVALFALMGKKSKSTPPAALGVPYWRSSNDQ; encoded by the coding sequence ATGATTAACTTTTTTTCAGATTATCTAGTGTCTAGCCTTCGCCTTTCAGTACCTCTTGCATTTGCGGCGTTAGGAGGGCTGTTCTCAGAAAGGTCGGGGGTATTGAATATTGCTTTAGAAGGAATGTTGTTAATTGGTGCTTTTACGGCTGCTGCCGCAACTTTTTACACTGGTAATGTCTGGATTGGTGTCATTGCTGCGATCTGTTTTGGCGGATTGACTGGATTACTTCATGCTTTTTTATCTGTGACTTTACAAGTGAATCAGTTAGTTTCTGGACTAGCAATCAATCTTGTTGCTTCTGGATTAACATCATTTCTGTCTCGATTGGTATTTGGTGGTGGAAATGCCCAAAGTATTGTAGGAATTAACCCAATTATCGTTCCTATTCTTGCAGATATTCCAGTTATCGGAGCTTTACTTTTCCGACAAGATGTTCTGGTCTACTTACTATTTCTTTTAGTGTTTTTAAGTACATATATACTGTTTCACACTAGCCCTGGTCTAACCTTACGAGCTGTTGGCGAATACCCTAGTGCTGCTGATACATCTGGAATTTCAGTACAACAGGTACGTTACCTGGCTGTCATAACGGGCGGTTGTCTGGCGGGGTTGGGCGGTGCTTATTTAAGTTTAGTGCAAGTCAAATACTTTGCTGAAGGAATGAGTTCGGGCAAAGGTTTTATTGCCATTGCAGCACTTATCTTTGGTCGGTGGAATCCTGTAGGAACAGCTTTAGCTTGTTTGTTATTCGGCGCAACTGAAGCTTTACAATTGCGAATTCAAGCATTGGGTGCAAAACTTCCCTATCAGTTTTTGATTATGCTACCATATGCGGTTGCACTCTTTGCGCTCATGGGGAAAAAGAGCAAATCTACTCCTCCTGCTGCTTTGGGCGTACCTTATTGGAGATCATCCAATGACCAGTGA
- a CDS encoding NUDIX hydrolase has translation MQVQVAIAILYRENKFLMQLRDNKPNLLYPGHWAFFGGHMEPGETPEEAVQREIFEEIGYTLPPTFSKFGCYSDEIALRHVFHAPLLVELDRLVLNEGWDMGLVAPEYVQQGSCYSAVAGEIRPFGAVHRRILLDFMREPMLIANT, from the coding sequence ATGCAAGTACAAGTTGCGATCGCGATACTTTACCGAGAAAATAAGTTTCTCATGCAGTTGCGGGATAACAAACCCAATCTTCTCTATCCGGGACACTGGGCGTTTTTTGGCGGACATATGGAACCGGGCGAAACTCCAGAGGAAGCAGTACAGCGAGAAATTTTTGAGGAAATAGGTTACACTTTACCACCAACCTTTTCCAAGTTCGGCTGCTATTCTGATGAAATAGCTCTTCGTCACGTTTTCCATGCACCGCTATTAGTAGAATTAGATCGATTAGTTTTGAATGAAGGTTGGGACATGGGTTTAGTAGCGCCAGAATACGTTCAGCAAGGGAGTTGCTATTCAGCAGTTGCAGGAGAAATCAGACCATTTGGAGCAGTCCATCGACGTATTCTGTTAGATTTTATGAGAGAACCCATGCTCATAGCTAATACCTAA
- a CDS encoding AI-2E family transporter — MTTNKLPQWLSLGLAFPLAILNAWVLLQVVQYFQPLVSILVAALLLAFVLDYPIRFFQKRGINRNFAIVSVLLLAVVIVGALAVTLVPLILEQLNELVNFLPNWIDSGTQQIQAFQSWIATQAATQELPFNLSSLVTQLLDRFSNQLQSITGQILGFAVDTIGSLVNVLLTVVITIYLILNGEKLWDGIFQWFPPYVSSPIRQLLREDFQNYFIGQAILGALLALTLILIFLALRIPLALLFGIGIGFFSLFPFGTGIGIAIVTLLIGLQNFWLGVEVLAVAVLVDQINTNFVAPRILGNLTGLNPVWVVISLLVGAKLGGLLGLLVAIPIASFIKDVADSWRDGGFRVPLAEDASSDGVTSGKTANVVLER; from the coding sequence ATGACTACAAACAAACTACCACAATGGTTAAGTCTGGGCTTAGCATTTCCCCTCGCTATACTCAACGCTTGGGTATTGCTTCAGGTTGTACAGTATTTCCAACCCCTAGTGAGTATTCTTGTCGCCGCCCTCTTGCTAGCTTTTGTTTTAGATTATCCAATTCGGTTTTTCCAAAAACGAGGCATAAATCGCAACTTTGCTATTGTCAGTGTCTTGCTGTTAGCTGTCGTAATTGTTGGGGCTTTGGCTGTTACCTTGGTTCCCTTGATTCTGGAACAGCTCAACGAACTAGTGAATTTTTTGCCCAATTGGATTGATTCTGGAACGCAACAAATTCAAGCTTTTCAATCCTGGATTGCCACCCAAGCCGCCACCCAGGAACTACCATTTAACTTAAGTAGTTTAGTCACTCAATTATTGGATAGATTTTCCAACCAACTTCAGTCCATCACAGGCCAAATTCTTGGTTTTGCAGTAGATACTATTGGTAGTTTGGTGAATGTATTGCTGACAGTAGTTATCACCATCTATCTAATACTCAACGGAGAAAAGCTTTGGGATGGAATTTTTCAATGGTTTCCTCCTTATGTTAGCTCACCAATACGGCAATTATTACGTGAGGACTTCCAAAATTATTTCATTGGTCAAGCCATCTTAGGTGCATTGTTAGCGCTGACACTTATACTCATATTTTTGGCGCTGCGAATTCCCCTGGCTTTACTTTTTGGGATTGGAATTGGGTTTTTCTCCCTCTTTCCTTTTGGTACAGGTATAGGGATTGCAATAGTCACTCTATTAATTGGATTACAAAATTTTTGGTTGGGTGTAGAAGTTTTAGCTGTTGCTGTACTTGTGGATCAAATTAATACTAATTTTGTGGCTCCTCGAATTTTAGGGAATTTAACTGGCTTAAACCCCGTTTGGGTTGTTATTTCCTTATTAGTAGGCGCAAAACTTGGAGGATTATTAGGTTTGTTGGTTGCTATACCCATAGCTAGTTTTATCAAAGATGTAGCAGATAGCTGGCGTGATGGAGGTTTTAGAGTTCCACTTGCTGAGGATGCCTCAAGTGATGGTGTTACTTCTGGAAAAACGGCAAATGTGGTTTTGGAACGATAA
- a CDS encoding AAA family ATPase: MEGKRFIRSLQLENLLSYGSEAEDIELQPLNVLIGSNASGKSNLIEALNILRATPTDLLVPFRQGGGISEFFWKGDKGVPVAKIQVTVDYPNQPLSYRLMFTVAGRRLEVIEEEIENEYSSFNEKNNDFYYRYQNGHPVLKVKSDNSVQQIRRSIVPEGLIIDQSILSQRKEPDLYPELSYLSYKFSSIGIYREWDLGQQSEIRKPQKTDLVEHPLFEDASNLGLFLNNLQYKLGNRQVIDQIKKFYEMAEELNIKVYGGTAQIFIREEGLTQPIPANRLSDGTLRYLFLMALLLDPAPPPLICIEEPEIGLHPDILPTIAEMLIEASQRTQLIVTTHSDALVSAIPPKSVLVCERDDKGSHLRRLEPERLKSWLENYTLGDLWRMGEIGGTRW; this comes from the coding sequence ATGGAAGGTAAAAGATTTATCCGCAGCCTGCAATTAGAAAACCTCTTATCTTATGGAAGTGAAGCGGAAGACATTGAATTACAACCATTGAATGTATTAATTGGTTCTAATGCATCTGGTAAATCGAATTTAATTGAAGCACTGAATATTTTAAGGGCTACACCCACAGACTTACTAGTTCCATTTCGTCAAGGAGGAGGTATTAGTGAGTTTTTTTGGAAAGGGGATAAAGGCGTTCCTGTCGCTAAAATACAAGTTACTGTTGATTACCCGAATCAACCTTTATCCTATAGATTAATGTTTACTGTAGCTGGTCGAAGACTAGAAGTCATAGAAGAAGAAATAGAAAATGAATATTCATCTTTTAACGAAAAGAATAATGATTTTTACTATCGTTATCAAAACGGTCACCCAGTTTTAAAAGTAAAATCAGATAACTCGGTACAACAGATACGACGGTCTATAGTACCAGAAGGACTCATTATAGATCAGTCAATTTTATCACAAAGAAAAGAGCCAGATTTGTATCCTGAACTTTCCTATTTAAGCTATAAATTTTCTAGTATAGGAATTTATCGAGAATGGGATTTAGGACAACAATCAGAAATACGTAAACCTCAAAAGACTGATTTAGTAGAACATCCTCTTTTTGAAGATGCAAGTAATCTTGGTTTGTTTCTAAATAACTTACAATACAAGTTAGGCAATAGACAAGTTATAGACCAAATTAAGAAATTTTACGAGATGGCAGAAGAACTTAATATAAAAGTATACGGTGGTACGGCACAAATATTTATCCGTGAGGAAGGGCTTACGCAACCAATTCCCGCAAACCGTTTATCTGATGGTACATTACGATATTTATTTTTAATGGCTTTACTTCTCGATCCTGCTCCACCACCTCTTATTTGTATTGAAGAACCAGAAATAGGTCTACATCCAGATATTCTACCTACAATTGCGGAAATGCTTATTGAAGCATCTCAAAGAACACAACTGATTGTAACAACTCATTCTGATGCTTTGGTTTCTGCAATTCCACCCAAATCAGTGTTGGTTTGTGAAAGAGATGACAAAGGAAGTCATTTACGCCGCCTTGAACCAGAAAGATTGAAAAGTTGGTTGGAAAATTATACTCTCGGTGACTTGTGGCGAATGGGCGAAATCGGAGGAACTCGATGGTAA
- a CDS encoding DUF4276 family protein → MVKEIRIYIEGGGDGKNTKALIREGFSKFLQEIVGLARSKKIKWGITVCGTRNNAFRDFKNALKSHPDAFNVLLVDAEAPVKKSPWEHLKNRDNWEIPEIDARYCHLMVQAMEAWFMADIDTLKKFYGQGFKENAIPKNSNVETINKDSLEPCLKNATSNTSKGEYQKIKHASKLLELLNTSKVRSASPHCDRFFTVLMEMIETSTENSKNIVKD, encoded by the coding sequence ATGGTAAAGGAGATCCGTATTTACATTGAAGGTGGTGGCGATGGAAAAAATACAAAAGCTTTGATTCGTGAAGGCTTTAGCAAATTTTTACAAGAGATTGTGGGATTAGCACGCAGTAAAAAAATCAAATGGGGAATTACTGTTTGTGGTACCCGTAATAACGCGTTTCGCGACTTTAAGAATGCTTTGAAATCTCATCCAGATGCTTTTAATGTGCTGCTTGTTGATGCAGAAGCCCCTGTTAAAAAGTCTCCTTGGGAGCATTTAAAGAATAGAGATAATTGGGAGATACCAGAAATTGACGCTCGCTATTGTCATCTAATGGTTCAAGCAATGGAAGCATGGTTTATGGCTGACATCGATACTCTTAAAAAATTTTACGGACAGGGATTTAAGGAAAATGCAATTCCTAAAAATTCTAATGTGGAAACTATTAATAAAGATAGCTTGGAACCATGCTTAAAAAATGCTACTAGCAATACATCTAAGGGCGAGTATCAAAAAATAAAACACGCCTCCAAGCTTTTAGAATTATTAAATACCAGCAAAGTCCGTAGCGCTTCTCCTCACTGCGATCGCTTTTTCACTGTGCTTATGGAAATGATAGAAACTTCTACTGAGAATAGCAAAAATATTGTTAAGGATTAG